A single Brachybacterium sillae DNA region contains:
- the rpmE gene encoding 50S ribosomal protein L31, with protein MKTGIHPEYVETQVTCTCGNTFTTRSTVTSGAISTEVCSACHPFYTGKQKILDTGGRVARFQARYGTKNEK; from the coding sequence ATGAAGACGGGCATCCACCCCGAGTACGTCGAGACCCAGGTGACCTGCACCTGCGGCAACACGTTCACCACCCGCAGCACGGTCACCTCCGGTGCGATCAGCACCGAGGTCTGCTCCGCCTGCCACCCGTTCTACACCGGCAAGCAGAAGATCCTGGACACCGGCGGCCGCGTGGCCCGCTTCCAGGCCCGCTACGGTACAAAGAACGAAAAGTAA